The DNA segment gtgaaccagcAGCTCACAGCTTTAGTGATGTCACTGAACAATGTTAGGTTGATATAAACAACATGCTGCCTTTCTATAACCTGATCTCTGAACCTTCAGGTTTCACTCTGAACAATGGACAACATACTGGACAACGGCCTCAACGACACAACCAGCAACTACTACGACTACAGCAACTACTACGACTACAGCAACTACGACGACTACAGCAACTACTACGACTACAGCAACTACTACGACTACAGCAACTACACTGACTACAGCAACAACTTtgaatttttttccctctttggcGTTCCCAGTTCTGGTGAAGATGCGTTCATCCAGTTTGTGGTGACATGCCTAATCATTTGTCTCGGCCTTCCTTTGACCCTCGGGGCCATCTATGGTCTTTTCTCTCTGGTAAGAACATTATAACTGACAgttgtttatttactgtatgtgtcatgtctctgtgtctgtgagggTCTTGATCTGGTTGGGCGACAGGTCTCAGGGGGTTGGGATGAAGTGTTTTACAGGAATAATTGACTCtataattaaaatgtacacaaaCCTGATTGGACCCTAAACACACATGTTTCAGCTgcttgtttccttttgttttcctgcaggtGAGAAATGGTGAAGTTGCTCCGATCTACGTCATCAACCTTCTCATCTCTGACCTCATTCAGTTCTGCTGCATGATCGCTGAGGTGGCACAGCCTAAGGACTGGGACGTGTTCATGTCTGAGTACTGGGAGATATTTTGGGTCTTCCACTGTATTTACATCTACAGTCTGATGGCCAGTATTGGCTTCATGGTGTGCATCGCTCTGGAAAGGTAGCTACCTGTCTATCCAATATGTGTGAAGCTTCAGTGTCTGATCATTGTATCTCTGTAGAACTCTGAAGCTGTCTGTCTTGTATTTCAGGTATTTGGTCATCGTCCACCCACTGTGGTACCGCTGCAGACGAACCATCAAGACCTCTGTGCTGGTCTGTGTCCTGGTCTGGATCATTCCTGTTGTCCCTGTCCTCactgagtttttcttttttattgacaGTGTCCACATAGTCATTTCCACCATCTTTTACCTCCTTCCTCTCCCACTGATCATATTCTTCCTGATTGCGACCCTCAAAGCCCTGTATGCTTCCATCTCGGTCCCGACTGACGAAAAACGACGAATTGCAGGAATGTTGATCCTGGTGCTGCTGATTTACACGCTGCTGTTCCTGCCCGCCATCATTATGTATGTGTTCTTGTACGATTACTTTACCAACCGATATGCAGGCATCAACCCACATATTGAACGTCTCTCAGACCTGGCTCCTGTGTTTCTTAAGTTGAGTCCTCTGGCAGACTTAGTTCTGTATATGTTGATGAGGAAAGGGACCATACGCCAGCTTTCAGCCTGTTTGTGTCGCTGCAGAACAGACAGCAATGAAATCAGATCTGTAACTGTGAATATTATCAACATgtctggagagagagatggagagactgGAGGAGAGATAAATAGAGAgaatgaaggagagagagatggagagagagatggagagagagatggagagactgGAGGAGAGATAAATAGAGAGAATAAGGGAGAGTGAGAAGGTGTTTGCACTGACTGCTCTTGCGACCTAAAAGCTCtggtgtcctaatggactcaaacaaCACTTAGCCTTGATGTTtttttgacttcatccttgcttcaGTGTCTActgaatgacattgtagaattgtagaaatggagagagagaaggagagagagaaggagagagaaaaggagagagagatggagagagatggagagagagaaggagagagagaaggagagagagaaggagagagagaaggagagagagaaggagagagagatggagagagagaaggagagagatgaCAGACCTAATTTTCATATATCAGATTTTTTCATATAACTCAGCTGTTCAATAAGTTTTGAACAGACACACGAGTTCTATGTTGTTTGGCTTTTGAAATGGTTTTACagacaataaataaactaatCGCCTCACTATTTATCTGAATATAAGTTGTTTTTTAGTGGGAGGCATGGTGCTGTTTAGGATGTTAATCAGAGCAGCTGTTTTGTATTTGGCCATGTTGATAAAATGTAATCACAGTGTGGGgaattttacatgaaattgtacattttctggaaatttaataAAGAATCAGTTTCTTGACAATaatgtgaatgtttgtttttgactaACTGACTGAATGAAGAAAAGGCCTGACAGCTTTGTTTATACACAACATCTGAAATATAGAGTGGTGCCCCATGTCAAGGTGACTATAGTTAATCAAatcatatcatattttttatgataattaataattatttacaaTCATTGTTAAAACCCACTTTAGAACCCTTACATTATTTTGGTATTAGATATTGTGCATCCTGTTTATTCCACCTATATCCTTACATATTTTGGTGCTGCGTTGCCAGGCATccatacatttatttgtaattcATAAATAAACTGATTCACAATAGTTTGCTAAAATGTTTCTAATAAAGATGTAAGCTGCTTGTGCAGCCACGGCAGGATGATTGATTTTCTGATTAATTCATCAGCTCtgcatatgtattttttggacaAAGGGGGAGAGAtgggggagggagaggaggagaggggagagataGAGGGGAGGATTtcaagtctctttttttaaataattttgtgtctttttaaaaaaaaaatgtttttttaaataattttgtgtctttttggtaattctctgttctctgttttttttggtcattttatttattttttaagtaatttagttttttctgtcattttgtgtcttttttaaagtaatttagtgttttttttatcatcttgtgtcttttttgtgattttgtgtattcttttagtaattttgtgtctttttttggtcattttgatcctgcctccagcggcccccaggtaatctgagtttgagacccctgctgtagaacCTTCACCCATGTGTACAAACTCATGTGGTACtctggttgtttttttagacattttaatacattttgaattttttaataattatgtgtcttttttggtaatttgtgtctttttgacattCATAACTATATACTGGAAAAATCCACAAATTGTGCTAAAATATAGTGACAATTAGAGGGACTGAATGATGTCCAACAACATAAAACCAATAAATTGAGGGTTTCACCTTTCATAGAGTAGAAATGTGTTGAATACTTGTGTTGTCCACTAGATGTCAGTCAATCCTCACTGATTATCTCAGTGATCAATCATCCTGCTCTCCATAGGTAGACCTATAGCAGAATGTAATGTTGTCTGTGTCAGCTGTATATCCTATCCTACAGGGTTTCATCATATCACAGACCCTGGGAATGAGACACAAAGATACAACAGCATCATGTCTGGCTAAAACAGCCCTGGAGGACTTTTGATGCTTTATTGCAGCTGGTTTGTTAACTCTCTCATCATTTCCTTCTTCCATGAAGCTCCAGGAAAAGTTTGGCTGGGAtgaattaaccctttggagtttggggctattttgtgggtttttgactaatttcattctgcctgtataaaccacttaaaaatctttaccatgacgtgttggtatcattgttttcagcacaacctcacctatatgacctgattattattttcattttgacttactggatcaacattttaaacacagaaaaacacacaaaaaaatacaaaaacacacataaaaaacctaaagattacaaaaaaacatgcagaaaacaaaaacacaaaaaaaaaaatacaaaaaaacacacattcaaaaacacaccaaagccataaaaaattaaaaaaacaccaaaaatgtacgaaaaaacatataaaaacacacaaagaaattacaaaaaacacacacaaaaacagtaaacacaaaagattgcattaaaaatgctgaatgcatactgcaaaactagaaaaatctctgcaaaaaaagtcatggaaacgacatggaaacttgtgtaaaagccaaaactttagagttgagctgtgttaaaataattgattattttctatattggtaaattattttatgcttaatttctgcttctctgtttgactctctgttctctgtctctgtgagtgacgcaggtcactatcaaaggtcaaaccttgagtgtaataaatatctctatgcatttatatttagtcagataatatgattttgatacaatgattatgtttgtgtgttaattttggtttagaaactttgactacatatatttcattgtctgtttcatattttttagacttttagaatctatgtgacacagtgaaaatcctttgactctgtagacatactatctttgtgagacaaaacaaggcaggaggtttttgttgaatgttctggagaagaggccagggcaggatggccttgtccggggcagcaagcaaccaggtggcattgacgtgccgttgtattaattaaaactggcgaatcagcgatcaagagggcggaacttcctgcaagaaatcgaccagcatgttttgtaaacaaatgttagtattttaatgggttcagggagagagtcgtggttcagacttcacgaactgaaacacgtctgtttgtattcagggacatgagtttttgaacccggagattctctgtaaagtgcacattttttgacgtattgtaataaacttttgttaaactgagaacttggacgtctccagctcttcatttccccatcaatgcgcagaaaaatggtgagtttttttctgttggtgacagattatcaattttcaaggtttcctcatgcaatttttctaacagctgccagcagggaaacatgctgctgaaggttTCTACgtggtgacgtcatgaagaagtcaaagtGCTCCGGAGCTTtcgtgactccagagggttcagAAAGTGTTTGCTGCCTACGACGAGATGAGCAACTTTCCCAGTGACGATGAGAGAAAGATGAAGCTGTATGCTGAGACTTTCTCCCAGACTGTGGGGACGAACCTGTCTGGCTTCTTTAAGGCCTGGGGCTGGCCCCTAACCAGAGTACTGAGGACAAACTCAACCTGGCCCCTGGAGCCACCACCCTCTGCTCTAGTTcagggggctcaaactggcggcccgcgggccaattgtgaccctcgtgacgatattttgtggcccccaccttgatatgaaactttaaagtgagttttatatgaatggcacttt comes from the Centropristis striata isolate RG_2023a ecotype Rhode Island unplaced genomic scaffold, C.striata_1.0 Scaffold_65, whole genome shotgun sequence genome and includes:
- the LOC131968035 gene encoding mas-related G-protein coupled receptor member A6-like produces the protein MDNILDNGLNDTTSNYYDYSNYYDYSNYDDYSNYYDYSNYYDYSNYTDYSNNFEFFSLFGVPSSGEDAFIQFVVTCLIICLGLPLTLGAIYGLFSLVRNGEVAPIYVINLLISDLIQFCCMIAEVAQPKDWDVFMSEYWEIFWVFHCIYIYSLMASIGFMVCIALERYLVIVHPLWYRCRRTIKTSVLVCVLVWIIPVVPVLTEFFFFIDSVHIVISTIFYLLPLPLIIFFLIATLKALYASISVPTDEKRRIAGMLILVLLIYTLLFLPAIIMYVFLYDYFTNRYAGINPHIERLSDLAPVFLKLSPLADLVLYMLMRKGTIRQLSACLCRCRTDSNEIRSVTVNIINMVQKVFAAYDEMSNFPSDDERKMKLYAETFSQTVGTNLSGFFKAWGWPLTR